The Tripterygium wilfordii isolate XIE 37 chromosome 4, ASM1340144v1, whole genome shotgun sequence genome has a window encoding:
- the LOC119997686 gene encoding pathogenesis-related protein PR-1-like: MNNPKFHTMKSTEYTITYFFILLLISGTNDATRASDYHYITLVNQFLAPQNAARAVLGMPPLVWDKELASYAQSYANERRFNCDLKHSNGRYGENIFWGSGDDWTPAQAVMSWVSERRWYDYWSNSCVGDQDCGHYTQIVWRSTSRVGCARVVCFEGKGVFMTCNYDPPGNYIGEKPY, from the coding sequence ATGAACAACCCAAAGTTCCACACCATGAAGAGTACAGAATATACAATCACATATTTCTTTATTCTTCTGTTGATTTCAGGGACAAACGATGCTACAAGAGCATCAGATTACCATTACATTACCCTTGTAAACCAATTCTTAGCACCGCAAAATGCTGCTCGCGCTGTGCTGGGGATGCCACCGTTGGTGTGGGATAAAGAATTAGCCAGTTACGCGCAAAGCTACGCCAATGAAAGACGTTTCAATTGCGATTTGAAGCACTCTAATGGTCGTTATGGGGAGAACATTTTCTGGGGTAGCGGCGATGACTGGACGCCTGCACAGGCCGTGATGAGTTGGGTCTCGGAGCGTAGATGGTACGATTATTGGTCTAATTCTTGTGTTGGTGATCAGGATTGTGGACACTATACTCAGATCGTTTGGAGAAGTACAAGTAGAGTGGGTTGTGCTAGAGTGGTGTGTTTTGAAGGTAAGGGTGTCTTCATGACTTGCAACTATGATCCTCCGGGAAATTACATTGGAGAAAAGCCTTATTGA